One Triticum dicoccoides isolate Atlit2015 ecotype Zavitan chromosome 5B, WEW_v2.0, whole genome shotgun sequence genomic window carries:
- the LOC119308129 gene encoding O-fucosyltransferase 9-like encodes MSVAPSARGGAAKAARRHQAGRVGGGRRRAAVVLLLLALAYAAGLLMFVLGGGGSVDGGGHAGVTVASLRRRRAPAPSPPPPGSVYRSHIVFKRLWPDIRDDAASASTATSASVSTSSPWRRSMLMTSRYPNSEELWMPCAKRRLIPSDLPTSNGYLIVEANGGLNQQRLSICDAVAVASLLNATLVIPIFHLNSVWRDPSKFSDIFDEDRFIGTLRQHVRVVKELPKDVLLRFNHNISSIPNMRTKAYSSPDHYVQKVLPKLMELGVVRIAPFSNRLAQSVPSNIQALRCLVNYEALRFAEPIRVLADDMVVRMMKKSSLAGGKYVSVHLRFEEDMVAFSCCTYDGGRKEKIEMKNARERSWRGKFHRPGRVINPEANRRDGKCPLTPLEVGMMLRGMGFDNTTFLYVASGKIYNAAKYMAPLRQMFPLLQTKDTLALSEELAEFEGYSSRLAALDYTVCVQSEVFVTTQGGNFPHFLMGHRRYLLGGNAKTIKPNKRKLVLSFDDPNIRWSRFKHHMLEILHHSDIRGIAFRKPNDSIYTFPMPDCMCQQDGI; translated from the exons ATGTCCGTCGCCCCGTCGGCGCGCGGCGGTGCCGCCAAGGCCGCGCGGCGCCACCAGGCGGGGCGCGTTGGCGGAGGGAGGCGCCGCGCCGCcgtggtcctcctcctcctcgcgctggcATACGCGGCGGGGCTGCTCATGTTCGTCTTAGGAGGCGGAGGTTCTGTCGACGGCGGCGGCCACGCGGGCGTGACGGTGGCATCGTTACGGCGGCGGCGCGCGCCCGCCCCGTCCCCACCGCCGCCGGGATCGGTTTACCGCAGCCACATCGTGTTTAAGCGGCTATGGCCGGACATACGCGACGACGCCGCGTCCGCTTCGACCGCCACCTCCGCTTCCGTGTCCACCTCCTCTCCATGGCGTCGCAGCATG TTAATGACATCACGTTATCCAAATTCTGAAGAGCTATGGATGCCATGCGCCAAGAGGAGGCTGATTCCATCAG ATTTGCCGACTTCAAATGGGTATCTCATAGTTGAAGCAAATGGTGGTCTGAATCAACAGCGTCTTTCT ATCTGCGATGCAGTTGCTGTGGCCAGCTTGCTTAATGCAACTCTTGTGATCCCAATATTTCATTTGAATAGCGTTTGGCGCGATCCTAG CAAATTTAGTGATATTTTTGATGAAGATCGTTTTATCGGGACACTCAGACAACATGTAAGAGTTGTGAAGGAACTCCCGAAAGATGTTCTGCTGCGTTTCAATCATAATATAAGCAGCATACCAAATATGCGAACTAAAGCCTACTCATCCCCAGATCATTATGTTCAGAAGGTGCTTCCGAAATTAATGGAGTTAGG GGTTGTGCGCATCGCCCCATTCTCGAATAGATTGGCTCAGTCAGTTCCATCGAATATCCAGGCCTTGAGGTGTTTGGTAAACTACGAGGCTTTGCGGTTTGCCGAACCAATAAGGGTTCTTGCAGACGATATGGTTGTTCGAATGATGAAAAAGAGTTCTTTGGCTGGTGGGAAATATGTCTCGGTGCATCTCCGTTTCGAAGAG GATATGGTAGCCTTTTCATGCTGTACATATGATGGTGGCCGGAAGGAGAAAATTGAAATGAAAAATGCCCGTGAAAGGAGCTGGAGAGGGAAGTTTCACCGACCTGGTCGAGTTATCAATCCCGAGGCAAACAGAAGGGATGGGAAATGCCCACTTACTCCTCTAGAG GTTGGTATGATGCTGCGAGGCATGGGGTTTGACAATACAACCTTCCTCTACGTTGCCTCCGGTAAAATATACAATGCTGCAAAATACATGGCTCCCCTTCGCCAGATGTTCCCTCTTTTACAAACCAAGGACACTCTtgcattgtctgaagagcttgctgAGTTTGAG GGGTACTCTTCTCGGTTAGCAGCATTAGATTACACCGTCTGTGTTCAGAGCGAAGTGTTTGTGACGACTCAAGGGGGGAACTTCCCTCACTTTTTGATGGGACACAGGCGTTACCTGTTAGGAGGGAATGCAAAGACAATAAAACCCAACAAACGGAAGCTGGTCTTATCTTTTGACGACCCAAATATCAG ATGGAGTCGATTCAAGCACCACATGCTGGAAATACTGCACCATAGTGACATAAGGGGCATCGCATTCAGGAAACCTAATGATTCCATATACACCTTCCCAATGCCTGATTGCATGTGCCAACAAGATGGAATATGA